A DNA window from Brenneria izadpanahii contains the following coding sequences:
- the hybE gene encoding hydrogenase-2 assembly chaperone → MSSDRKESSLIFRHDDECPSAWLETMFSEIAREKMRMLPFYREAIPVKACGFTLFEQQWIGCLLTPWMMSLLVLPGPQQDWPVRKLADRLALSLPCGNVTFIVGEMAGKQYLSCSLMSPIDSHISGEQAISLAEQSAKMALSLPVVDADAPRNRRLRALILGDKRG, encoded by the coding sequence ATGTCGAGCGATCGCAAAGAATCTTCACTTATTTTCCGCCATGATGATGAGTGCCCGTCGGCCTGGCTGGAGACGATGTTCTCTGAAATCGCGCGTGAAAAAATGCGGATGCTGCCTTTTTACCGTGAGGCCATTCCCGTCAAAGCCTGTGGGTTTACCCTGTTCGAACAACAGTGGATAGGCTGTCTGCTGACTCCCTGGATGATGAGTCTGTTGGTGCTGCCGGGGCCGCAGCAGGATTGGCCGGTCAGAAAACTGGCCGATCGTTTGGCGCTGTCGCTGCCCTGCGGCAATGTGACCTTTATCGTTGGCGAAATGGCCGGCAAACAGTATCTGTCCTGTTCATTGATGTCGCCGATTGATAGCCATATAAGTGGCGAACAGGCGATTTCGCTGGCGGAGCAGAGTGCGAAAATGGCGCTGTCGCTGCCGGTTGTTGACGCCGACGCGCCGCGGAATCGTCGTCTTCGGGCCTTGATATTAGGGGACAAACGGGGATAG
- the hypA gene encoding hydrogenase maturation nickel metallochaperone HypA: MHEISMCYSALELIEQQARQHRARRVTDVWLEIGALSCIEESALRFCFESVCRQTIAEGCRLHVAVRPAKAWCWECSAVVDVVEHGAGCPQCGSYNLRVDDGDSMQIKQLAIE; the protein is encoded by the coding sequence ATGCATGAAATTTCCATGTGCTATAGCGCACTGGAACTGATCGAACAGCAGGCTCGTCAGCACCGCGCCCGGCGGGTGACCGATGTCTGGCTGGAGATCGGCGCGCTTTCCTGTATTGAAGAAAGCGCGCTGCGTTTTTGTTTTGAATCTGTCTGCCGGCAGACCATCGCCGAAGGATGCCGGCTGCACGTCGCGGTTCGGCCGGCCAAAGCCTGGTGCTGGGAATGCAGCGCCGTGGTGGACGTTGTGGAACATGGCGCAGGATGCCCGCAATGCGGCAGTTACAACCTGCGAGTGGATGACGGCGATAGCATGCAGATTAAACAGCTGGCGATAGAGTAA
- the hypB gene encoding hydrogenase nickel incorporation protein HypB: MCSTCGCGEGERKIEGDEPLHSHDHHEHEHHHAHDHEHSHHTHAHDRRPHQHKHKYVYHTHVHDHDGRSGDEPRYVIIHHHHYHHQGDVHNHYYAGAEQQAIEPSIGHHRHDSHHEAHSAAEPAFQPEVNEQDLHYGQGAAGTHAPGVGQQRLLQIEMDVLSKNNHLAEHNREHFKAQNILALNLVSSPGSGKTTLLTATLNHISQRFPCAVIEGDQQTTNDAERIRATGVAAIQVNTGKGCHLDAQMVHDAAHRLQLPDNCLLFIENVGNLVCPAGFDLGERAKVAVLSVTEGEDKPLKYPHMFAAASLMIINKIDLLPYLDFNLETCVANARRVNPDIQVIALSASHGDGMEEWIGWLEAQLCA; this comes from the coding sequence ATGTGTAGTACATGCGGCTGCGGTGAAGGGGAACGTAAAATAGAAGGTGATGAGCCTCTTCATTCACACGACCATCATGAACATGAACACCACCACGCTCACGACCATGAGCATTCTCACCATACTCACGCACATGATCGCCGGCCCCATCAACACAAACATAAATATGTCTATCATACTCATGTGCACGACCACGACGGGCGCAGCGGCGATGAACCCCGTTATGTGATTATTCACCATCATCACTATCATCATCAGGGCGATGTGCATAATCATTACTATGCCGGCGCGGAGCAGCAAGCGATTGAGCCTTCAATCGGACATCATCGTCACGACTCCCATCATGAGGCGCATTCTGCGGCGGAGCCGGCGTTTCAGCCGGAGGTCAACGAACAGGATCTGCATTACGGACAGGGCGCGGCGGGAACCCATGCGCCGGGCGTCGGCCAGCAGCGTCTGCTGCAGATTGAAATGGATGTGCTGAGCAAGAATAACCACCTGGCGGAGCATAACCGGGAACATTTTAAGGCCCAGAACATTCTGGCGCTGAATCTGGTTTCCAGCCCCGGTTCGGGTAAGACCACCCTGTTAACCGCCACGCTGAATCATATCAGCCAGCGGTTCCCTTGTGCGGTTATTGAAGGCGATCAGCAAACCACCAATGATGCCGAACGCATTCGGGCGACGGGCGTGGCGGCCATCCAGGTGAACACCGGCAAAGGATGCCACCTGGATGCGCAGATGGTGCACGATGCCGCGCACCGTCTGCAACTGCCGGACAACTGTCTGCTGTTTATCGAAAACGTCGGCAATCTGGTGTGTCCGGCCGGCTTTGATCTGGGCGAGCGCGCCAAGGTCGCCGTGCTTTCGGTAACGGAAGGCGAGGATAAGCCGTTAAAATATCCGCACATGTTTGCCGCGGCGTCGTTGATGATCATTAATAAAATCGATCTGTTGCCCTATCTGGATTTCAATCTGGAAACCTGCGTAGCCAATGCGCGCCGCGTCAATCCGGATATTCAGGTTATCGCGCTGTCCGCCAGCCACGGCGACGGCATGGAGGAGTGGATCGGTTGGCTGGAGGCGCAGCTATGTGCTTAG
- the hybG gene encoding hydrogenase maturation factor HybG — translation MCLGIPGKVISVGDDIHQPAYVDVCGVQRSVSIALVCEGSPADLVGQWVLVHVGFAMSLLDEQEARDTLEALQSMRAVGLELDEMRQTGADHAVR, via the coding sequence ATGTGCTTAGGCATTCCGGGAAAGGTGATTTCCGTCGGTGATGATATTCACCAACCCGCGTATGTCGATGTCTGCGGCGTACAGCGCTCGGTGAGCATCGCGCTGGTTTGCGAAGGCTCGCCCGCCGATCTGGTGGGGCAGTGGGTGCTGGTGCACGTCGGTTTTGCCATGAGCCTGCTGGATGAACAGGAAGCGCGGGATACGCTGGAGGCGTTGCAGTCTATGCGGGCCGTTGGACTGGAACTGGATGAAATGCGACAGACCGGAGCCGACCATGCAGTACGTTGA